From the genome of Opisthocomus hoazin isolate bOpiHoa1 chromosome 8, bOpiHoa1.hap1, whole genome shotgun sequence, one region includes:
- the LOC104334810 gene encoding tubulin alpha-1C chain, producing MRECISIHIGQAGVQMGNACWELYCLEHGIQADGTIPGPKQEKPVEPKPEQVDSSFETFFCETASGKHVPRAVFIDLEPTVIDEIRTGTYHALFHPEQLISGKEDAANNYARGHYTIGKEIIDTVLSRIRKMADQCSGLQGFLVFHSFGGGTGSGFTSLLMERLSVEYSKKSKLEFSVYPAPQVSTAVVEPYNSILTTHTTLEHSDCSFMVDNEAIYDICNRNLDIERPTYTNLNRLIGQIVSSVTASLRFNGALNVDLIEFQTNLVPYPRIHFPLTTYAPIISAEKAYHEQLSVPEITNACFEFSNQMVKCDPRRGKYMACCLLYRGDVVPKDVNAAIAAIKTRRSIQFVDWCPTGFKVGINYQPPTVVPGGDLAKVQRAVCMLSNTTAIAEAWARLDHKFDLMYAKRAFVHWYVGEGMEEGEFSEAREDLAALEKDYEEVGRDSADGEEEADEDEY from the exons ATG AGGGAGTGCATTTCCATCCACATCGGGCAGGCTGGCGTGCAGATGGGCAATGCCTGCTGGGAGCTGTACTGCCTCGAGCACGGGATCCAGGCGGACGGGACCATTCCTGGCCCCAAGCAAGAGAAACCTGTGGAACCAAAGCCTGAGCAAGTGGATTCATCTTTCGAGACCTTCTTCTGTGAGACGGCGTCTGGGAAGCACGTGCCCCGGGCAGTGTTCATAGACTTGGAGCCCACTGTCATTG ATGAGATCAGGACTGGGACCTACCATGCGCTCTTCCACCCAGAGCAGCTCATCAGTGGCAAGGAAGATGCTGCCAACAACTATGCCCGGGGCCACTACACCATTGGAAAGGAGATCATAGACACTGTCCTCAGCAGAATTCGTAAAATG GCTGACCAGTGCAGTGGCCTCCAAGGGTTCCTGGTCTTCCACAGCTTTGGGGGAGGCACAGGCTCCGGGTTCACCTCCCTCCTCATGGAGAGGCTCTCCGTGGAGTACAGCAAGAAGTCCAAGCTGGAGTTCTCAGTGTACCCAGCCCCGCAGGTCTCCACAGCAGTGGTGGAGCCCTACAACTCCATCCTTACCACCCACACCACCCTGGAGCACTCGGACTGCTCCTTCATGGTGGACAACGAAGCCATCTATGACATCTGCAACCGTAACCTGGACATTGAGCGTCCCACCTACACCAACCTCAACAGGCTGATTGGGCAGATTGTCTCATCGGTAACAGCCTCATTGAGATTTAATGGTGCTTTGAATGTTGACCTGATTGAGTTTCAGACCAACCTGGTGCCTTACCCTCGGATACACTTCCCGCTGACCACCTATGCCCCCATCATCTCAGCAGAGAAAGCCTACCACGAGCAGCTGTCGGTGCCAGAGATCACCAATGCTTGCTTTGAGTTCTCCAACCAGATGGTGAAATGTGACCCGCGCCGGGGCAAGTACATGGCCTGCTGCCTGCTGTACCGGGGTGACGTGGTGCCCAAGGATGTGAACGCGGCCATTGCAGCCATTAAAACGCGCCGGTCGATCCAGTTTGTGGACTGGTGCCCCACAGGCTTCAAGGTAGGAATCAACTACCAGCCTCCCACGGTGGTGCCTGGGGGAGACCTGGCCAAGGTGCAGCGGGCTGTCTGCATGCTGAGCAACACCACGGCCATTGCGGAGGCTTGGGCCCGCCTGGACCACAAGTTTGACCTGATGTACGCCAAGCGAGCCTTTGTGCACTGGTACGTGGGGGAGGGCATGGAGGAGGGGGAGTTCTCAGAGGCCAGGGAGGACCTGGCTGCCCTGGAGAAGGATTATgaggaggttggaagggactcggCAGATGGAGAGGAAGAGGCTGATGAGGATGAGTATTAA